The genomic window ttacaaaagataatattataataaatggtaataaatcatttaaaggggtcatattttgctaaacccacttttactagtctctgatacatttatttgtgtatttggaccctagtagtttaaaaagtttgaatttgaaccctccaggtgctgctaagCTATCATTATATTAATATTGACAAaagtcgagtggatttctacaacccgttatAATTTCTACtcaatttgttatgtctataactagttacgtcatgacatttgtacatataaggtcaagacttctgacgaacatttctccgagtacgacataattgtttggcagcagcagcggttgtagtccatactgaaaatatgtccaaacttcgagacagttacctaaaatgttaagttttttgttgtattaacaaacacaagtgggtGAACGGGATAGAGcggcacagtcaacaacctggaggggatggggtgtgaaggggctcttctggtgtcattactcagaaatagggttgaagatggacctgtggagttgaattaatgaagaattcagacccaagcatagcatttacagtttatgtagaccacagggaaatgttttaaaatgcataattccaattaaaaaaaagcaaaatatcactcctttaaaaaaaagttaaacagagaaaatttaatttgggaactgacacaaaagtagcgctgggtctttatcaGTTAATGTGCACAAatacaatgaataaaatacagCAGTGATATGTTATGTGCGGACAGAGACACTCGAAACAGGAAAAGGGAAATTAAAACACTTCACAGTGTGCAGATTTTTCCATGTGCACATTAAGTGAAAGTTGCACAACGTGAAAGGTTAAAATAAGGACGTTTCCATATCATATGTTACAACACAGCCAGACAGCAGCTCACCCATAAACCGGCTGTTCACTGATATACACAAACCGAGCAATAAGCAGCAACATTCTAAAAATATTTGAGTGAAGCAAAATGCAAGAGCACAGTGTCTGACTGAGAGCAATTTTAACCACATGAATTACAGAAGAGCCACGTTCAAGTCACCATTTAACCAGTGTGAATGTTTTATCTTACTGTATTATTAATCTGctgtgagaaaagcaccagattTATACGTTTACTACTACTATATTTACTGCTGAACATAAGATGTGTTTTAGAGCTTGGaaatcactgagaaaaaaaaataaataaatttgctgACAGAATGCATTCTTACAAAGGGAAATTCCAAATGTTGGTGAATGTGATTCATATTGTTTCTTCATCCAAACTATTTGCTCCTGTATTTAATTGTGCCGATTCCAAATGTTGCACTGttttacatactgtatgttacaTAAGTTGTTCTGGGGAAATGGAACACATGTTTAATGTTTGTGGTGTACCCGTGATGATAGACGGCCTTGAGAAGAAgtgataagataaaaaaaaatatatgaaaagttAGAGGGTGAGGGCACACATTTGCcaggcagacagacggacaacaGGCATGAAGTTTTTCGTTCTTCTGACTCTGTTTGGATGGGCAGGTATGATAGACTTAAGCGAAACCTTAATGTCTCCATGGTGAGTGGGTCAAAAATGGTTTTAAATAATCAGGATTCGCTGTCTATTAGTCAattctttgtgttttcttttttctgtgttaCTTTCTACAGTCGCCCTGGAAGCAGATGACAAGATTGTTGGAGGTCAAGAGTGTCGGAAAAACTCTGTGCCCTACCAAGTGTCTCTCTTCACTGGGTATAACTTCTGTGGTGGGATTCTTCTGTCAAATGAGTGGGTGCTCTCTGCTGCACACTGCAAGACAAAGTAAGAAAGGGGCATGGTCAAGAGGTTATGCAGGGTAAAAAGACTGTTCAGATGACGATGAGTCGGCTTACATTTACCTGGCATATAAGTGCAATACATAGATGGGAGGGGTAATTCTAGTACTTTGAGGTCATGCAAAGACTTTtgtcaatttcagccatttttaCCCAAATCTTTATGAAAAACGTCTGGGTTACGTAGGGTAAGAAATTGGCAAATATTTGAGCGTAtcaaaagttgctgttttcacttgAAGCTGCTAAaatctaatttattttatttaatttattgtaattttgtttgttttttctttctcttctgcccagtttactcagttcatgttctagttattgttaccagtataattatcaccatggttgttattgtttgtattgttgatattttcttgtgagggtctttgccaccttcttcttccttgttCTCCCCCCTTCATCCCCACCcctccatgtcaggtccagcatcgaaatgtggctCAACGAAACTCAAATTAAAGACaacagaatatcaaggggagcctcacatactttatgaagtttctctCGGCAAAGcgaatttgttcagcaccaaaaggcagccagactaccattctgctgttatgatgctggacaagacaagttaggaaaaaaaatgaagctgCCAAAATCAACATTACCATAGAATCAGGTATATTGTTGACTGCAACTCCtgcaattttggtgaaaaaaaacaaaacacaaaaaacttaatcAGTCTAGGAATGGGGGATATTGGTATGAAGGGAAGTCTGGTTACAAAGggtaaagtgattttggttaagTAGGGTAAATTTTCAAGTCCTCAAGTCTGgtaatcaaaattatctgtcaagcacaaatgatttaatgttattcCAATATCATGCTTGAAGtgaataagtataaataatgtttaaaacctataatCATTAAGGTTGAGATATAAACCATTACTCTCTTGAGACAAAAATGTAGATGTGGATGtcaaatatagtcttttaaaacaatgaaaatcaagtggctctctctttttttttttttgtagacatcatttagaaacagtaaagttgtttttaggactcccaaacagttatgtatcagctacaaatgacaaaataaatctatcttaaaggtttttttttcacccaacatGTTCATAGTCCCCTGACCGTGCCTAAAGATGAAACCTATGCTTTGCCAACCCTTTAACCGTGGCATGGAGGCGACTTCTGTTTGTGATGAGATGGAAACACCTACAGAGCTAACTGCTGTCCTTCAAGGTTAAATGACTGTAATCTTTCCAGGTCAGATGTAGAAGTACGACTGGGAGAGCATGACATCTGGGAACCTGATGGAACAGAACAGCACATTATGTCTGCCAAGTTTATTCGCCACCCCGACTACAACTCTCGAACACAGGACAGCGATATCATGCTGATCAAGCTGAGTCAGCCCGCTACTCTGAACAACTATGTGCGTCCTGCTGCCCTTCCAACAAAGTGTGCTGCTGATGGGACCATGTGCCAAGTATCTGGATGGGGGAGTCTTCGTCCTAGCGATGAAGGATGTAAGTCTTACTCAGTGAAAATGTTTGTCAGGCTGTCCTAAATACCATGACTGGGTGTTAAATCATTTAAAGTGATGATTTTCCCACTCTGTTTGTGATTTCAGCGAGATACCCTGCCAAACTTCAGTGTCTGGATGTTCCTCTCCTCAGTGATGACACGTGCTTTAATGCGTATCCTTTCCAAATCACTGAAAACATGATTTGTGCCGGCTATCTGGAGGGCGGGAAGGACTCTTGTCAGGTGATTTAAAGACAaagtacactgtaacaaatttcctgtagaatttacagtaaataccaggcaaaaaagttgccaataaagtgctgtaaaattgtttgataattactgtaaaaataattacagtatattactggatatttttttacaggtttttgctgtaTATAAATTACAGCACTCAgttgttgttttatattagaaacaacctttaattgtattttacttttttttagttttgactgctcCAGTTCGGCTGTAGCCATGCTAACAGCGCTAACAGAACCTGGACTATCGAAGGCAGTTCCAAACAGGGCTAATGCAcacagctagcattagcttaaaTTAACCAGTTTTTTgctagctaacatttgcaaaaacagtgcattttgAGTCCCACACCCTTTATATTCCATATGAAACATgactaagataaataaaataatgcgaAATACAGTCAACCACACCAATAAATAAACATTATTCTTACTAAAATGCTTGACTTTGACAGGTTTACATTACACACTGAGTTACAATAGACGTCTACATGATCAAATTATATTGCATGAAGTTACTACttgaatcacattttaattttgtgggctAATAATGTCTTACTTCCACCTTATTGAGTGGATGGATGTTGGGTTCACTTCCCTGTGTctgccttcatgtcctctttcgtACCTTCTAATACGAACAATGTGTGATTGTAATTTGTATCATTTACAGTCAGGaccaagtgaaaacacaaccatcctgtaattttacaatgtgatactgtggacaaatgcttgaagttactggaaatatttttgtttttacccataatgcattgcaataCAGTTACACTTTGTAAATTGTTAGAACGAGAAGCTACTGTCatttttt from Sphaeramia orbicularis chromosome 16, fSphaOr1.1, whole genome shotgun sequence includes these protein-coding regions:
- the LOC115436399 gene encoding trypsin-3-like — its product is MKFFVLLTLFGWAVALEADDKIVGGQECRKNSVPYQVSLFTGYNFCGGILLSNEWVLSAAHCKTKSDVEVRLGEHDIWEPDGTEQHIMSAKFIRHPDYNSRTQDSDIMLIKLSQPATLNNYVRPAALPTKCAADGTMCQVSGWGSLRPSDEGSRYPAKLQCLDVPLLSDDTCFNAYPFQITENMICAGYLEGGKDSCQGDSGGPLMCDGQLQGVVSWGHGCALRKKPGVYTKVCNYVSWIKNTMASG